A window of the Chrysemys picta bellii isolate R12L10 chromosome 24, ASM1138683v2, whole genome shotgun sequence genome harbors these coding sequences:
- the EZH1 gene encoding LOW QUALITY PROTEIN: histone-lysine N-methyltransferase EZH1 (The sequence of the model RefSeq protein was modified relative to this genomic sequence to represent the inferred CDS: inserted 1 base in 1 codon) encodes MDEAKMEIPPPPTSKCIIYWKRKVKSEYMRLRQLKRFQANMGAKALFVANFAKVQEKTQILNEDWKQLRVQPVPLMKPGTGHPFLKQCTVESNFPGFPNQTIFMRSLNTVALVPIMYSWSPLQQNFMVEDETVLCNIPYMGDEVKEEDETFIEELINNYDGKVHGEEEMITGSVLISDAVFLELVDALNQYSDEEEEGLNDSEGKQEDGKEELPVTRKRKRTTMEGNKKCAKKQFPNDMIFSAISSMFPENGFPEDMKERYRELTEQSDPNVLPPQCTPNIDGPCAKSVQREQSLHSFHTLFCRRCFKYDCFLHPFHATPNVYKRKNREIKIEPDPCGTDCFLWLEGAKEFAVLHNPRSKCSGRRRRRHHVVSASSSNPSSSSIAETREGDSDRDTGNDWASSSSEANSRSQTPTKQKGSPASSQLFVMEAPQEPVEWTGAEESLFRVLHGTYFNNFCSIARLLGTKTCKQVFQFAVKESLIMKLPTSELMNPSQKKKRKHRLWAAHCRKIQLKKDNSPTQVYNYQPCDHPDHPCDSSCPCIMTQNFCEKFCQCNPDCQNRFPGCRCKTQCNTKQCPCYLAVRECDPDLCLTCGASEHWDCKVVSCKNCSIQRGLKKHLLLAPSDVAGWGTFIKESVQKNEFISEYCGELISQDEADRRGKVYDKYMSSFLFNLNNDFVVDAXRKGNKIRFANHSVNPNCYAKVVMVNGDHRIGIFAKRAIQAGEELFFDYRYSQADALKYVGIERETDII; translated from the exons ATGGATGAGGC GAAAATGGAAATCCCACCTCCTCCAACGTCTAAGTGCATTATTTACTGGAAAAGGAAAGTCAAGTCTGAATATATGCGTCTTCGGCAACTCAAGAGGTTTCAGGCAAACATGGGAGCGAAG GCTCTGTTTGTGGCCAATTTTGCAAAGGTTCAAGAAAAAACTCAAATTCTGAATGAAGACTGGAAGCAGCTTCGAGTTCAGCCAGTCCCGCTAATGAAGCCTGGCACTGGGCACCCTTTCCTGAAACAG TGTACCGTCGAGAGCAATTTCCCTGGATTCCCAAACCAGACCATCTTCATGAGGTCCCTAAACACAGTAGCGTTGGTGCCTATTATGTATTCCTGGTCCCCTCTTCAGCAGAATTTCATG GTGGAGGATGAGACTGTGCTATGCAACATCCCCTACATGGGAGACGAGGTGAAGGAGGAAGACGAAACCTTCATCGAAGAGCTAATTAATAACTACGACGGGAAAGTTCACGGCGAGGAAG AGATGATTACAGGGTCCGTCCTTATCAGCGACGCTGTGTTCCTGGAGCTTGTTGACGCTCTGAATCAGTACtcggatgaggaagaggaagggctCAATGACTCCGAGGGTAAACAGGAGGATGGGAAGGAGGAGCTGCCAGTCACAAGAAAAAGAAAGCGAACCACAATGGAAG GCAACAAAAAGTGTGCAAAGAAGCAGTTCCCAAATGACATGATCTTCAGTGCTATTTCTTCAATGTTTCCTGAGAACGGCTTCCCGGAAGACATGAAAGAGCG GTACAGGGAACTTACTGAACAGTCGGATCCGAATGTGCTGCCCCCCCAGTGCACTCCAAACATTGATGGGCCATGTGCAAAGTCAGTCCAGCGGGAGCAGTCCCTGCACTCTTTCCATACGCTCTTCTGCAGACGGTGCTTCAAATATGACTGTTTTCTGCATC CTTTCCATGCGACTCCTAATGTCTATAAACGGAAGAACAGAGAGATCAAGATCGAgccagatccctgtgggacagaCTGTTTCCTCTGGCTG GAGGGAGCCAAGGAGTTTGCAGTGCTGCACAATCCCAGGTCCAAATGCTCAGGTCGGCGGCGCCGTAGGCACCATGTGGTCAGTGCTTCCAGCTCAAACCCCTCGTCCTCCTCCATCGCTGAGACGAGAGAGGGAGACAGCGACAGAGACACAGGCAACGACTGGGCCTCGAGTTCCTCAG AGGCCAACTCCCGAAGCCAGACTCCCACCAAGCAGAAgggcagccctgcctcctcccagctCTTTGTGATGGAAGCGCCGCAGGAACCCGTCGAGTGGACGGGGGCCGAGGAGTCGCTCTTCCGCGTGCTCCACGGCACCTACTTCAACAACTTCTGCTCGATAGCCAGGCTGCTGGGAACGAAAACCTGCAAGCAG GTCTTCCAGTTTGCGGTGAAAGAATCCCTGATAATGAAACTGCCGACCAGCGAGCTCATGAATCCGTCccagaagaaaaaaaggaagcaCAG GCTGTGGGCTGCGCACTGCAGGAAGATCCAGCTGAAGAAAG ATAATTCACCTACCCAGGTGTACAACTACCAGCCCTGCGACCACCCCGACCACCCCTGCGACAGCTCCTGCCCCTGCATCATGACTCAGAATTTCTGTGAAAAGTTCTGCCAGTGCAATCCTGACT GTCAGAACCGCTTCCCGGGCTGCCGCTGTAAGACCCAGTGCAACACCAAGCAGTGTCCGTGCTACCTGGCCGTGCGGGAGTGTGACCCTGACCTGTGCCTGACCTGCGGGGCGTCGGAGCACTGGGATTGCAAGGTGGTCTCCTGTAAGAACTGCAGCATCCAGCGGGGTCTCAAAAAG CATTTGCTGCTGGCTCCCTCAGATGTCGCTGGCTGGGGGACATTCATCAAGGAATCGGTGCAGAAGAATGAATTTATCTCTGAATATTGTGGTGAG CTTATTTCTCAGGACGAGGCCGACCGGCGGGGGAAGGTCTATGACAAGTACATGTCCAGCTTCCTCTTCAACCTCAACAACG ATTTCGTTGTTGATG ACCGCAAAGGAAACAAAATCCGCTTTGCCAACCACTCTGTGAACCCCAACTGCTATGCCAAAG TGGTGATGGTGAATGGAGACCACCGGATAGGAATCTTTGCCAAGAGGGCCATCCAGGCTGGGGAGGAGCTCTTCTTTGATTACAG GTACAGCCAGGCCGATGCCCTGAAGTACGTGGGCATAGAAAGGGAGACGGATATCATCTAG